Proteins from a genomic interval of Bacteroides sp.:
- a CDS encoding MerR family transcriptional regulator, which produces MIRYSINDLEKITGIKAHTIRIWEKRYDVVSPKRTPTNIRYYNDEDLLRLLNISTLNKHGFKISDIVSMSSSDICEKIRDISRTSTDFESQINNLIVAMIELNEESFEKVLSSTILKIGFEKTVTHVLYPLLEKIGVLWQIGTINPAQEHFLTNLIRQKMIVAIDGQNEPLAQDAKTFLLFLPEKEWHELGLLFYTYLIKKNGHKVIYLGQNVPFKDVTEVVKIRKADYLLTYFVAAMPQKDIPYYIQDLSKALPDKNIFITGHQVHEIDFKLPKNIIILNNTEDFKRLV; this is translated from the coding sequence ATGATCCGTTACTCCATCAACGACCTTGAAAAGATCACAGGCATTAAAGCCCATACCATAAGAATATGGGAAAAGCGGTATGATGTGGTTTCGCCCAAGCGCACACCAACAAACATTCGGTATTACAATGATGAGGACTTGCTGCGGTTGCTCAATATCAGCACCCTCAACAAACATGGTTTCAAGATTTCTGACATCGTCAGTATGTCTTCAAGTGATATCTGCGAAAAGATCCGGGATATTTCGAGGACTTCCACTGACTTTGAGAGCCAGATCAACAACCTGATCGTGGCCATGATCGAACTCAATGAAGAATCTTTTGAAAAGGTGCTTTCGAGCACTATATTAAAGATTGGTTTTGAGAAGACCGTCACCCATGTTCTCTATCCCCTGCTGGAGAAGATCGGGGTGCTTTGGCAGATTGGCACAATCAATCCTGCCCAGGAGCACTTTCTTACTAACCTGATCAGGCAAAAGATGATCGTTGCCATTGACGGGCAAAACGAACCCCTGGCGCAAGATGCAAAGACCTTTCTGTTATTCCTTCCTGAAAAGGAATGGCACGAGTTGGGCTTGTTGTTTTACACCTACCTGATCAAAAAAAACGGGCACAAGGTTATTTATCTTGGCCAGAATGTTCCTTTTAAGGATGTGACCGAAGTGGTAAAAATTCGCAAGGCCGATTACCTGCTGACTTATTTTGTGGCTGCCATGCCTCAGAAAGACATTCCTTATTATATCCAAGACCTTTCTAAAGCGCTCCCAGACAAAAACATTTTCATTACCGGACACCAAGTGCACGAAATTGATTTCAAGCTGCCCAAAAATATCATCATTCTTAACAATACTGAGGATTTTAAACGACTGGTTTAA
- a CDS encoding DUF1987 domain-containing protein: MKKKAPVLRDLMIAATPASFGVEFRINEGLLRFSGNSYPENAVDFFQPLLNWVRDYVRNTRQQTLVEFRINYFNTSSSKYLFQIMEIMNAFRQKGNPVEVVWISNAENDEMLETWREIMIELELEYTLKDH, encoded by the coding sequence ATGAAGAAAAAGGCCCCGGTTCTCAGAGATTTGATGATTGCAGCCACCCCTGCCTCTTTTGGCGTTGAGTTTCGGATTAATGAAGGGCTGTTGCGTTTTTCGGGCAATTCTTATCCTGAGAATGCCGTTGATTTTTTTCAACCGCTTCTGAACTGGGTTCGCGATTATGTGCGCAATACTCGCCAGCAAACCCTGGTGGAGTTCAGGATAAATTATTTTAACACCAGTTCTTCAAAATACCTCTTCCAGATCATGGAGATTATGAATGCCTTTCGCCAGAAAGGCAACCCAGTCGAGGTGGTTTGGATATCTAATGCGGAAAACGATGAGATGCTGGAAACCTGGCGGGAAATCATGATTGAACTGGAATTGGAATATACTTTGAAGGACCATTAA
- a CDS encoding aspartate kinase — MRVFKFGGASVKDPEGVKNVASIIREHGDKSLVIVVSAMAKTTNALEMLTQYYMEGQAEAMKQVFEEVRQFHLNIIHGLFGDPKHPAFFHVEQTFFHLLRYIEEKPSGNYNYEYDRIVSTGEIVSTQIVSHYLNYSGVRNQWFDARKLIITDASFRDARIDWILTPQAVKKALLPYLKPAENSNKPGIVLTQGFIGATTQGFTTTLGREGSDFSAAILAYSLQASEVVIWKDVPGLLNADPKLFDQTLLMPNISYQEAIELSYYGATVIHPKTLKPLLSRNIPLKVKSFFQPAEPGTIINEVSEHDSLVPSYILKFNQVLVSIFPKDFSFIAEHNLSRIFSDFAKNGVKINLMQNSAISFSVCFDRDLIKTPALLRDLEKNFNVKYNYDLGLITIRHYEKAQVDQLIAGQEVLLEQKSRITLQMVVRKNK; from the coding sequence ATGCGGGTATTCAAGTTTGGGGGAGCCAGCGTAAAAGACCCGGAAGGGGTCAAAAATGTTGCATCCATTATACGCGAGCATGGCGACAAGTCATTGGTGATCGTGGTTTCTGCCATGGCAAAAACCACCAATGCCCTTGAAATGCTGACCCAGTATTATATGGAAGGCCAGGCTGAAGCCATGAAACAGGTTTTCGAGGAGGTCAGGCAGTTTCATCTTAATATTATCCATGGGCTTTTCGGGGACCCCAAACACCCTGCCTTCTTTCATGTGGAACAGACCTTTTTTCACCTGTTGCGTTACATTGAAGAAAAGCCATCAGGCAACTACAACTATGAATACGACCGCATCGTGTCGACCGGAGAGATCGTATCGACTCAGATCGTTAGCCACTACCTGAATTATTCAGGCGTTCGCAACCAGTGGTTTGATGCCCGCAAGCTGATTATCACCGATGCCAGTTTCCGCGATGCGCGCATCGACTGGATCTTGACCCCGCAGGCCGTAAAAAAAGCACTATTACCTTACCTCAAACCTGCCGAAAACAGCAATAAACCGGGTATTGTGCTGACCCAGGGCTTTATCGGAGCCACTACACAAGGCTTCACAACTACCCTCGGACGTGAAGGCTCTGACTTCTCGGCGGCCATCCTGGCCTATTCGCTGCAGGCCTCGGAGGTAGTGATCTGGAAGGATGTTCCCGGCCTGCTGAATGCCGACCCCAAACTGTTCGATCAAACTTTGTTGATGCCCAATATCAGCTATCAGGAAGCCATCGAGCTTTCCTATTACGGCGCAACGGTCATCCACCCGAAAACGCTCAAGCCTCTCCTCAGCCGCAACATCCCCCTAAAGGTTAAGTCTTTCTTCCAGCCTGCAGAACCCGGCACCATCATCAACGAGGTCAGCGAGCACGATAGCCTGGTGCCCAGTTACATCCTCAAATTCAACCAGGTCCTGGTTTCAATATTCCCAAAAGACTTCAGCTTTATTGCTGAGCATAACCTTTCAAGAATCTTCTCCGATTTTGCAAAAAACGGTGTAAAGATTAACCTGATGCAAAATTCAGCCATCAGTTTTTCTGTTTGCTTCGACCGCGATCTGATCAAAACCCCTGCCCTTTTGCGCGACCTTGAAAAAAATTTCAACGTAAAATACAATTACGACCTGGGGTTGATCACCATCAGGCATTACGAAAAAGCACAGGTGGATCAGCTGATTGCAGGCCAGGAAGTCCTCCTTGAACAAAAAAGCCGCATCACTTTGCAGATGGTGGTCAGAAAAAACAAATAA
- a CDS encoding DnaB-like helicase C-terminal domain-containing protein, which produces MEQNTLEITEQSEVFEFASIRELVNQALKKDFTGQDTLSGLSTGFKMLDHITGGFQKGQLYTVAVRPGMGKTAFLLSVANNLAIKNNHSVAIFSTERSNLKITNRLIESETGMSLDKLRKGSMKASERDHMHSLISSIAKAKIFLDDTPSLSAEELVKRSRQLKIVHNVDLVIIDYLELLSTSITDTDSRNEQLNKIVLIIKDIARELNLPILLFSQIGSPFNFVQPPSIKDLPVFLSELSDSVLFLHRSDLFRKASNGHSKDAVEVIVAKNPQVKEPVVVPLTYIESIAKFADFS; this is translated from the coding sequence ATGGAACAAAACACTTTAGAAATCACAGAGCAGTCAGAAGTGTTTGAGTTTGCCAGTATCCGCGAACTGGTAAACCAGGCACTTAAAAAAGACTTCACCGGGCAAGACACCCTTTCCGGTCTTTCAACCGGATTTAAAATGCTCGATCATATTACAGGCGGATTTCAGAAAGGACAACTTTACACAGTGGCGGTTAGGCCCGGTATGGGTAAAACCGCATTTTTATTGTCTGTTGCCAACAACCTGGCCATCAAAAACAACCATTCAGTAGCGATCTTCTCAACCGAACGCTCTAACCTCAAGATCACCAACCGGCTTATTGAAAGTGAAACCGGGATGTCACTTGATAAGCTCCGCAAAGGCTCCATGAAAGCCAGCGAGCGCGATCATATGCATTCTTTGATCAGTTCCATTGCCAAAGCCAAGATCTTTCTCGACGATACCCCTTCGCTCTCTGCGGAAGAACTGGTGAAAAGATCCAGGCAATTAAAAATCGTTCACAACGTCGACCTGGTCATTATTGATTACCTGGAATTGCTTTCCACCAGCATTACCGATACCGATAGCCGCAATGAGCAGCTCAACAAAATAGTATTGATCATCAAGGATATTGCACGCGAACTGAACCTCCCCATTTTGCTCTTTTCGCAAATTGGTTCGCCTTTCAATTTCGTACAACCACCTTCCATCAAAGACCTGCCCGTGTTCCTCAGCGAACTCTCCGATTCAGTTTTGTTCCTCCATCGCAGCGACTTGTTCCGCAAGGCCAGCAACGGTCATAGCAAAGATGCAGTAGAAGTGATTGTTGCCAAAAACCCGCAGGTAAAGGAACCCGTGGTTGTTCCCCTTACTTATATTGAAAGTATTGCCAAATTTGCCGATTTTAGCTAA
- a CDS encoding RNA polymerase sigma factor translates to MTAMEFNYKLLGLQKNLKYFAYTLTSNYEDAQDLVQETFLKALTNRDKFTEDTNLKAWAFTIMKNTFINNYRQSVRNNTILDKTDDLYYLNLSKESNEGLPDSSYATKEIHKEIKRIDEDQRKPFEMYNDGYKYKEIAEQLNLSIGTVKSRIFFTRKKLMEALNEQ, encoded by the coding sequence ATGACAGCAATGGAATTCAACTATAAGCTCCTGGGTCTTCAGAAAAATCTGAAATATTTTGCCTATACCCTGACCTCGAATTACGAAGATGCACAAGACCTTGTTCAGGAAACTTTTCTAAAGGCGCTCACCAACCGCGATAAGTTTACCGAAGACACCAATCTCAAGGCTTGGGCCTTCACAATCATGAAGAACACCTTCATCAACAATTACCGTCAGAGTGTGCGCAACAACACCATTCTTGATAAAACTGACGACCTGTATTACCTGAATCTCTCAAAAGAAAGCAATGAAGGTCTTCCCGATAGCAGCTATGCTACCAAAGAGATCCACAAGGAAATCAAGCGGATTGATGAAGACCAGCGCAAGCCTTTTGAAATGTACAACGATGGTTACAAATACAAGGAAATAGCTGAACAACTTAACCTTTCGATCGGTACAGTAAAGAGTCGTATATTCTTCACCCGCAAGAAGTTAATGGAGGCGCTCAACGAGCAGTAA